One part of the Pseudomonas sp. MYb118 genome encodes these proteins:
- a CDS encoding DUF6543 domain-containing protein, protein MQASPDSSPAEHPDSHYQHLASALPDWLGQLSPAHRQALKASAPQLAAGLKAASSTEHQTLKALTASHWAAHSAVEQRLTQLQDAAAFAEPLLRDALKNHFDLDLDVRNTFLRLYIKVTVPGFAITTGARTWTVSLLDAALHNFEEQESDTYESTSTFITAPTPSGQFDTLPSIKQKLSIPALIKLCRELDIGAQYEAYLKDSLGFTEPVGAAVLRLKIQASEQAALQVAMQYARMNGDIDEAYVRLIGGLAGGLQGMRINGQALRCHTLTMMSARLTGIVVFATDLEAGQPAGTVVAYIPDDPEHPIKQYASSQEMANELLRQLRARDYQQFFSRFIDHERLGEFFANLNQRLSEVTWHEPVKGSALPPWREEPIATPNLQIVATPLRGELWQHQYLRKLDKILNDARSLAVPTASVDQKARWRRWDFALNLASSLIQAAAFIAAPFVPVLGGLMMAYMAYQLLDDTFEGIVDWAEGQTGEAFDHLMSVMESLVQLGIFAEGSVIAAGLYRQVLPPEVVAFIDRFKPVELGNGKTRYWKPDLDAYQQPAPPADAPVNQLGLRQHQGKQWLPIEEVHYLVSEDPTTGQYHIEHPNYPEAYKPQVHHNGDGAWHSELEQPLEWDADALLRRIGHRVDGLTAAERQEILEVSGYSEDALRKMHVNQEPLPPLLADSLRRFRIDRDLGQFIAQLGSDQPEQYRRADPLTQLQLLDQHQRWPTRKRLHFIDAQGQLAWTSSTDESLPLIEMCQDNLSEGDLLKTLLQNLDEGDIKTLLGEEFGQPTLALDVRSQTLREQVLRLAHERRTELFETRYQALERSDEPLAAQHQPPLPASLTRELLDTATTEERQQLRQGQVPERQQALIAHARQQLRITRAFEGLALDSVRNPDTDLLALQSLPRLPGWSGEVRLEVRDLTFEGPLLSSIGAADAPELKVLVRGSDGRYQPHDRQGQALHSLSDVYASVLYALPDSERQVLGLHIGEGERLRAVIRERPAAREQLGVTLSGTAMIAPAVDTLRLVGLDGYPRMLRTSNELPLTLEQRVQVLYPRYSAEQIQATLANLQNHPAGARAELSRLREEYARLTQDLNRWANATPTADRNGIALTDAELQDVRLTRRFLKRTLKQCWRRETEGPVGHMLFIPGSILGELPPLNADFSHIAWLQINGGAGTAGLDGFLQSMRGLMHLELQDFSLPQLPSAMTSMPDLRQLVVRNCGLTLSPADQQVLAALPTLSILDLQDNPLARAPNVHAMPELRELNLANTGLLSAPEDLLSHSRLIAVNFFGNRLSEVPESLFTLGPELSSGFNFANNPLSAAAREKIKLHYGRTGKNFAVLAEPVDTDRVRLLFPEQDVLQATDLLYRLPGTLEHGRQQLSRWEQELTRLLADLAQWENDIPDRNPASGQLLNINETFYEHVSREVFARQLERFWRTRHRVHPDTFSAALKFIGELPTLTADFSHVPNLSLIGNIHITGVEPFLQRFTRLHTLQLSEFALGRVPAAVAQMPGIDTLILNRCGVVFTPESQSALATLNRLKILELSNNPLATTPDLAALPGLLYLDVSNSGLSTLPAGLVEHAQLKTLVFSDNQASELPEPILDLPAERIDGFELAGNPWSAATRERIKTRFREIGRDFGVHADAADIARAQALFPALDIQAASDVIYNLPGTLQDSHLQLERWREELTQLNADLQAWSLQAPERHPLTDQPLNAVDRLANHVTRAEFARILESHWRDRPGPDLKRENHYALQVAFLGDLPRLTADFSHVSFLSLRGNPAIGAVDPFLELFANLHVLDLRNFALGQVPPAITRMPVLKELVLSNCQLALTPQGQAVLSTLDGLEALDLSDNPLTVAPSVEGMPLMNELRLPNTDIEHLPAGMTELANLNLAMLHGNRIRELPEALFAMEPDSAEGINLANNPLSAASRERIKRGYATTGNDFAVRAEAADIQRTRGLFPELDEEDASHVFYKLPGTLEDGRAQLTRWEADITQMSLDLDRWIPQIPTQHPVDGHVLNAEEIAAERIERSEFAEKLEYFWRHRLPQATELRDNSLIARPTFLGELPALTADFSHVSLLSLTGHDALGIASPFLECFTGLQHLELRNFALGRMPAAISAMPSLNFLVMSRCALVLDAQGGTALASLPRLKMLDLYDNPLGTVPDTTALKSLTFIDLSSTDIDRLPDGLLTLPHLATALLRDNRIRELPEAIFALSRTAADGFDLSNNPLSAETLERVKTYRRTIGSDFGAWAAPADIEQVIALYPDLTSEAASNLFFELPGTQADARAELMRRQNEKNQAT, encoded by the coding sequence ATGCAGGCGTCACCCGATTCCTCGCCGGCGGAACATCCGGACAGCCATTACCAGCACCTGGCCAGCGCCCTGCCCGACTGGCTCGGCCAACTCTCCCCGGCCCACCGCCAGGCGCTCAAGGCCAGCGCGCCGCAGCTCGCGGCCGGCCTCAAGGCCGCGTCGAGCACCGAGCACCAGACACTCAAGGCGCTGACCGCCAGCCATTGGGCCGCCCACAGCGCTGTCGAGCAGCGTCTGACCCAGTTGCAGGACGCCGCTGCCTTCGCCGAGCCGCTGCTGCGTGACGCGCTGAAAAACCACTTCGACCTCGACCTGGATGTGCGCAACACCTTTCTGCGCCTGTACATCAAGGTCACGGTGCCCGGCTTTGCGATCACCACCGGTGCGCGCACCTGGACGGTTTCATTGCTGGACGCCGCCCTGCACAACTTCGAAGAGCAGGAAAGCGACACCTATGAAAGCACCTCGACCTTCATCACCGCGCCCACCCCGAGCGGCCAGTTCGACACCCTGCCGTCAATCAAACAGAAGTTGAGCATCCCGGCGCTCATCAAGCTGTGCCGCGAGCTTGATATTGGCGCCCAGTACGAGGCCTACCTGAAAGACAGCCTGGGCTTTACCGAACCAGTGGGCGCCGCCGTGTTGCGCCTGAAGATCCAGGCCAGCGAACAAGCCGCACTGCAGGTTGCCATGCAATACGCGCGAATGAACGGCGACATCGACGAGGCCTATGTGCGCCTGATCGGCGGACTGGCCGGCGGGCTGCAAGGCATGCGCATCAACGGCCAGGCGCTGCGCTGTCACACGCTGACAATGATGTCGGCACGACTGACCGGCATCGTGGTGTTCGCCACCGACCTGGAAGCGGGGCAGCCCGCGGGCACGGTGGTGGCCTACATTCCCGACGACCCCGAGCACCCGATCAAGCAATACGCCTCCAGCCAGGAGATGGCCAACGAGCTGCTGCGCCAACTGCGGGCCAGGGACTATCAACAGTTCTTCAGCCGTTTCATCGACCACGAGCGCCTGGGGGAATTTTTCGCCAACCTGAACCAGCGTCTGAGCGAGGTGACGTGGCACGAACCGGTCAAGGGCAGCGCCCTGCCGCCCTGGCGCGAGGAGCCCATCGCCACGCCGAACCTGCAAATCGTCGCCACGCCGTTGCGCGGCGAACTGTGGCAGCACCAATACCTGCGCAAACTGGACAAGATCCTCAACGACGCCCGCAGCCTCGCCGTGCCGACCGCCAGCGTCGATCAGAAAGCCCGCTGGAGGCGTTGGGATTTTGCGCTCAACCTGGCCTCCAGCCTGATCCAGGCTGCGGCCTTCATCGCCGCGCCTTTCGTGCCGGTGCTGGGCGGCCTGATGATGGCCTACATGGCCTATCAACTGCTCGACGACACCTTCGAAGGCATCGTCGATTGGGCCGAGGGGCAAACGGGTGAAGCCTTCGACCACCTGATGAGCGTCATGGAATCGCTGGTGCAACTGGGCATTTTCGCCGAGGGCTCGGTGATTGCCGCCGGCCTGTATCGCCAGGTGCTGCCGCCCGAGGTCGTGGCCTTCATCGACCGCTTCAAGCCGGTCGAGCTGGGCAACGGGAAAACCCGCTACTGGAAGCCGGACCTGGACGCCTACCAGCAGCCGGCGCCACCCGCCGATGCGCCGGTCAATCAGTTGGGCCTGCGTCAGCATCAGGGCAAGCAGTGGCTGCCCATCGAAGAGGTGCATTACCTCGTGAGCGAAGACCCGACCACGGGCCAGTACCACATCGAACACCCGAACTACCCCGAGGCGTACAAACCGCAGGTGCACCACAACGGCGACGGCGCCTGGCACAGCGAACTCGAACAGCCGCTGGAGTGGGACGCCGATGCCCTGCTGCGCCGCATCGGTCACCGGGTCGATGGCTTAACGGCTGCCGAGCGCCAGGAGATACTTGAGGTCAGCGGCTACTCCGAGGATGCACTGCGCAAGATGCACGTTAACCAGGAACCGCTGCCGCCATTGCTCGCCGATAGCCTGCGGCGTTTTCGCATCGACCGTGACCTTGGGCAATTCATCGCCCAGCTTGGCAGCGACCAGCCCGAGCAATACCGCCGGGCCGATCCGCTGACGCAACTGCAATTGCTCGATCAACATCAGCGCTGGCCAACCCGTAAACGCCTGCATTTCATCGACGCCCAGGGCCAGCTCGCCTGGACCTCTTCAACCGATGAAAGCCTGCCATTGATTGAGATGTGCCAGGACAACCTCAGTGAAGGCGACCTGCTCAAGACCCTGCTGCAAAACCTCGACGAAGGTGACATCAAGACCCTGCTCGGCGAGGAGTTCGGCCAACCGACCCTGGCGCTCGACGTGCGCAGCCAGACGTTGCGCGAGCAGGTGTTGCGCCTGGCTCATGAGCGACGCACCGAGCTGTTCGAAACCCGCTACCAGGCACTCGAACGCAGCGACGAGCCCCTGGCCGCGCAGCACCAACCCCCCCTGCCCGCCAGCCTCACCCGCGAATTGCTCGACACCGCCACCACCGAAGAACGCCAGCAACTGCGCCAGGGCCAGGTGCCCGAGCGCCAGCAGGCACTGATCGCCCACGCCCGCCAGCAACTGCGCATCACCCGCGCGTTCGAGGGGCTGGCGCTGGACTCGGTGCGCAACCCCGACACCGACCTCCTCGCCCTGCAAAGCCTGCCGCGCCTGCCGGGCTGGAGCGGCGAAGTGCGCTTAGAGGTACGCGACCTGACCTTCGAAGGGCCGCTGCTGTCGAGCATCGGCGCGGCGGATGCGCCTGAACTGAAAGTGTTGGTCAGAGGGTCCGATGGCCGTTATCAGCCACACGACCGTCAGGGCCAGGCCCTGCATTCGCTCAGCGATGTATACGCCAGCGTCCTGTACGCCCTGCCGGACAGTGAGCGCCAGGTGTTGGGCCTGCACATCGGCGAGGGCGAACGCTTGCGCGCGGTAATCCGTGAGCGCCCAGCGGCGCGTGAGCAGCTTGGCGTGACGCTGTCGGGCACAGCGATGATTGCCCCAGCCGTGGACACCCTGCGCCTGGTCGGGCTTGATGGTTACCCGCGGATGCTGCGCACCTCCAATGAGCTGCCACTGACCCTTGAGCAACGGGTCCAGGTGCTGTACCCGCGCTACTCTGCCGAGCAGATCCAGGCAACGCTGGCAAACCTGCAAAATCACCCGGCGGGCGCCCGGGCCGAGCTGTCGCGTCTGCGCGAGGAATATGCCCGGCTGACCCAGGACTTGAATCGCTGGGCCAATGCGACACCGACCGCCGACCGCAACGGCATCGCCCTGACCGATGCCGAGCTTCAGGATGTGCGCCTGACCCGGCGCTTCCTCAAGCGCACACTCAAGCAATGCTGGCGCCGGGAAACAGAAGGGCCAGTCGGACATATGCTGTTCATCCCAGGCTCGATACTCGGCGAGTTGCCACCCCTGAATGCCGACTTCAGCCATATCGCCTGGTTGCAGATCAATGGCGGAGCCGGCACCGCAGGTCTGGATGGCTTCTTGCAGAGCATGCGCGGCCTGATGCACCTGGAACTGCAGGACTTTTCCCTACCCCAATTGCCCAGCGCCATGACCTCGATGCCCGACCTGCGCCAACTGGTGGTGCGCAACTGCGGCCTGACCCTGTCGCCCGCCGACCAGCAGGTGCTGGCCGCTTTGCCGACGCTGTCGATTCTCGACCTGCAGGACAACCCATTGGCGCGCGCCCCCAATGTGCATGCCATGCCCGAACTGCGTGAACTCAACCTGGCCAATACCGGACTGCTGAGCGCCCCCGAGGACCTGCTCAGTCACTCACGGCTCATCGCCGTGAACTTCTTTGGCAACCGCCTCAGCGAAGTGCCCGAGTCGCTGTTTACCCTCGGGCCGGAGCTGAGCAGCGGTTTCAACTTCGCCAACAATCCGCTGTCTGCCGCCGCCCGCGAGAAAATCAAGCTTCACTACGGCCGCACCGGCAAGAACTTTGCGGTGCTGGCCGAGCCCGTCGACACCGATAGGGTTCGCCTGCTATTCCCCGAGCAGGATGTGCTCCAGGCCACCGACCTGCTGTATCGGTTACCCGGCACCCTGGAGCACGGGCGGCAGCAGCTCAGCCGCTGGGAGCAGGAACTCACCCGCCTGCTGGCGGACCTCGCGCAATGGGAAAACGACATTCCCGACCGCAACCCGGCCTCCGGCCAGTTGCTCAATATCAACGAGACCTTCTACGAGCACGTGTCCCGGGAAGTGTTCGCCCGGCAACTGGAGCGCTTCTGGCGTACCCGCCACCGTGTTCATCCCGACACGTTCAGCGCGGCACTGAAGTTCATTGGCGAGTTGCCGACGCTCACCGCAGACTTCAGCCACGTGCCAAACCTGAGCCTGATCGGCAACATCCACATCACCGGCGTCGAGCCGTTCCTGCAACGCTTTACCCGCCTGCACACCCTGCAACTCAGTGAATTCGCCCTGGGGCGGGTGCCTGCGGCTGTCGCGCAGATGCCGGGCATCGATACCCTGATACTGAATCGCTGCGGTGTGGTGTTCACCCCCGAGAGTCAATCGGCGCTGGCCACGCTGAACCGGCTGAAAATCCTCGAACTGTCCAACAACCCGCTGGCCACCACCCCCGACCTCGCCGCCCTGCCAGGCTTGCTTTACCTGGATGTCTCCAACAGCGGCCTGTCGACACTGCCGGCCGGGCTTGTCGAGCATGCACAGCTCAAGACGCTGGTATTCAGCGACAACCAGGCCAGTGAACTGCCGGAGCCCATACTCGACCTGCCCGCCGAGCGTATCGACGGTTTCGAGCTTGCAGGCAACCCCTGGTCGGCCGCAACCCGCGAGCGAATCAAGACGCGCTTTCGCGAAATCGGCCGGGATTTTGGCGTGCACGCCGATGCAGCCGACATTGCCCGGGCCCAGGCGCTGTTTCCGGCGCTGGACATTCAGGCTGCCAGTGACGTGATCTACAACCTGCCCGGCACCCTGCAGGACAGCCACCTACAGCTGGAGCGCTGGCGCGAAGAACTGACGCAACTGAACGCCGACCTCCAGGCCTGGTCACTGCAAGCACCCGAGCGGCACCCACTCACTGATCAGCCGTTGAACGCCGTGGATCGACTGGCCAACCACGTCACCCGCGCCGAGTTCGCACGGATCCTGGAGAGCCATTGGCGTGATCGACCTGGCCCCGATCTCAAGCGCGAAAACCACTACGCCCTGCAAGTGGCCTTTCTCGGCGACCTGCCACGCCTCACGGCAGATTTCAGCCACGTGTCCTTTTTAAGCCTGCGGGGCAACCCGGCCATTGGCGCGGTCGATCCCTTTCTTGAGTTGTTCGCCAACCTGCACGTCCTCGACCTGCGCAACTTCGCCCTGGGCCAGGTACCCCCGGCAATCACGCGCATGCCGGTGCTCAAGGAACTGGTCCTGAGCAATTGCCAGCTGGCCTTGACCCCGCAAGGCCAGGCGGTGCTGTCGACGCTGGACGGCCTGGAAGCGCTTGACCTGAGCGACAACCCGCTGACCGTCGCGCCGAGTGTCGAAGGCATGCCGCTGATGAACGAACTGCGCCTGCCCAACACCGACATCGAGCACCTGCCCGCGGGCATGACCGAGCTCGCGAACCTGAACCTCGCCATGCTGCACGGCAACCGCATCCGCGAATTGCCCGAAGCCCTGTTTGCCATGGAGCCGGACAGCGCCGAAGGCATCAACCTGGCCAACAACCCGCTGTCGGCCGCCAGCCGCGAGCGCATCAAGCGCGGTTATGCCACCACCGGCAATGACTTCGCCGTGCGGGCCGAAGCGGCCGACATCCAGCGCACGCGGGGGTTGTTCCCGGAACTGGATGAGGAAGACGCCAGCCATGTGTTCTACAAATTGCCCGGCACCCTGGAAGACGGCCGCGCCCAGTTGACGCGCTGGGAAGCAGACATTACCCAAATGAGCCTCGACCTCGACCGCTGGATCCCGCAGATTCCCACGCAACACCCGGTGGACGGGCATGTCCTGAACGCCGAGGAAATCGCGGCCGAGCGGATCGAGCGCAGCGAGTTCGCAGAAAAACTCGAATACTTCTGGCGCCACCGGCTGCCGCAAGCCACCGAGTTGCGGGACAACTCGCTGATTGCCCGGCCGACGTTCCTCGGTGAATTGCCAGCCCTGACGGCGGACTTCAGCCATGTTTCCCTGCTGTCCCTGACCGGTCACGACGCCCTGGGCATTGCCTCGCCGTTCCTGGAATGCTTTACCGGCCTGCAACACCTGGAACTGCGCAATTTTGCCCTCGGCCGGATGCCTGCTGCGATCAGTGCCATGCCGTCGCTCAACTTCCTGGTGATGAGCCGCTGCGCCTTGGTGCTCGATGCGCAAGGGGGCACAGCCCTGGCGTCGTTGCCGCGATTGAAGATGCTCGATCTGTACGATAATCCGCTGGGCACGGTGCCGGATACCACTGCGCTGAAATCACTGACGTTCATCGACCTGTCCAGCACCGACATCGATCGCCTCCCGGACGGCTTGCTGACGTTGCCACACCTGGCCACGGCGCTGTTGCGCGATAACCGCATCCGCGAACTGCCCGAGGCGATCTTTGCCTTGTCCCGTACTGCCGCTGATGGTTTTGATCTGAGCAACAACCCGCTGTCCGCCGAGACGCTGGAGCGGGTCAAAACCTATCGGCGAACAATTGGCAGCGATTTCGGCGCCTGGGCGGCCCCCGCGGACATCGAACAGGTCATCGCCTTGTACCCGGACTTGACCAGCGAAGCAGCCAGCAACCTGTTTTTCGAATTACCCGGCACACAGGCCGACGCTCGCGCCGAATTGATGCGGCGTCAAAACGAAAAAAACCAGGCCACCTGA